The nucleotide sequence AAATACTCACCATAGCCTTGTTCTTTAATATAATCTCGTGTAAGAGCATCGGCTTGAATACCAGTTATTCCTGCTTTCGTCCCTTCTACACCAAGGAGTTGTGCTTGGAGGACGGTGTTATAAATTTCTTTTAATTTGTCGCTTACTTCTCCGACTGCGATTGTACGTGTAATATCAGAGGCATAGCCTTTATAATAAGCTCCAAAATCAAGTGTTACAAGCTCGCCGCTTTCAATCCTTTTATCTGAAGCGACCCCGTGCGGCAGTGCAGAACGGTAACCAGATGCCACGATAATATCAAACGAAGAAGATGAAGCACCTTGCTTACGCATGAAGAATTCTAACTCATTTGATACTTCTAATTCTGTCACCCCAGGGCGAATGAATGTAAGGATGTGTTCAAATGCTTTATCTGCGATTTTTACAGCATCTTTAATAATTGTAAGTTCTTCCTCTGATTTGATCAAACGAAGCTTTTCAACTGCACCAGATACAGGAACTATATCAGTCCCTACTACTTCTTCATATGTACGATATTGTGAGAAAGACATATGGTCTTGTTCAAATCCAAGCTTCTTTATGCCCATCTCTTTTGCAAGCCGTGCAATCTCTTCAGGAATCGGTCCTTTATGTTGGACGATGTCATAGCCTTTTACTTGGTCATTTGCTTGTTCCATATAACGGAAGTCTGTAACAAAAGCGCTTTTCTCTTCGGTAATAAGTACGACCCCAGCGCTTCCTGTAAAACCAGTCATATAGCGACGATTTTTATCACTCGTAATAAGCATACCGTCGATCCCAAGCTTTGCAAATTGTTCGCGTAGTTTTGTCAACTGATTCATCCTGTCATTCCTTTCCTTTGTATTGTTTCAGCGCAAGCATAGCCATTTGATAGCCATAGAATCCAAAGCCTGCAATTTGTCCAATAACGACAGGTGAAATGACAGAGTGATGCCGAAACGATTCACGCGCATGCACATTCGAAATATGTACTTCAACAACCGGGACATTGATACTGGCAATCGCATCTCGAATTGCGTAACTATAATGAGTAAAGGCGCCGGCATTTAAAATGATGCCGTCAAAACGTTCGGCATCATGTATGCAATCAATCAATTCACCTTCATGATTAGATTGAAAAAATTCAACTTCAATGGATTCATTCGTTGCTGACTGACGGAGCTGTTCTTCCAAATCGGCTAATGTTTCACTTCCATATATACCAGGTTCACGTTTTCCTAAGCGATTTAGGTTAGGTCCGTTCAATACAAGTACACGCATGGATAAGCTCCTTTTGTTCATACATTTGAAAGCCATCACATCAATGCTTCCATAGACAAATTTCCAGTCATATTTTATCACACTACTACTCGTTTGAATAGCTTTCTTTCAGCTGTTGGTCAGCATGCGCCATTTCTTTCGCATCAAAAGAAATCGAATATCCGACAAATACACCGTATAAAATATATAAACAAAGTGTTACCACAATCGTATTAAGCTCCCAATTCGCAACAGCTTTCACATTCGGGAAAAGCGGCTTAAGTAAAAAGAAAACAATCACCCATAATCCAACACCAAATAGAATACCTGCCCATACATTATCAATATTTTTTAAGATAAAATTGTAAAGATACGCCACTCCAATTGACAAAATCGCAATGACCAATATGCCAATTAAATGCCCAAGTGCTCCTTCTTTCCAATCACCAACCATAAACAAATCTAATACAAAAGCCGGACTGAATGCTGTGAAATGAAAGTAATAAGCAATGAAGCCAATTGTACTCCACAGCAGCCCACCAAAGAATCCGATTGTGGCCGTTCTTCCTATATGTGACATTGGCTGCTCGCGTTTATTTTGCTCAAGCTGTTCGTTTTGCGTCTCATGATTTCTCATAATTGTCACACCTCCGCTATGTAGTATGTCCTCCCTTCTTTTCATTCATGACCGAAATTTACTACAAATGAGTCAATTAGTACCGAGATTAGACGTGTATTTTTTTTCATAACGGGAATAATAAATATAACCACCAACCTAGAGGATTCACAAAATTTGCTGTAGAATATAGGTAAGTATAGTATGCTACAAGATATACAATATTTGAAAAGTAGGGTTGATGGAAAATGTCAAAAGATACGCCAAAGGCTTACGGCGGGCAAGCCGTTGTGGAAGGTGTTATGTTTGCCGGCAAACATACATCTGTCACTGCAATAAGAAGAACAGATGAAACAATTGATTATCTCGTAACAGACAAAAAACCAAATCCCGTTTTGAATAAATTTAAACGAATCCCTTTTTTACGGGGAATGATTGCAATTATTGAAGCAAGCGCAAACGGCTCAAAGCATTTAAATTTTTCAAGTGAACGTTTTGAACTTGACCCAACTGAAGACCATACCCTTGATAAGCAACAAGGTTCCAAGCTTTCAATGGTTCTTGGCGTTGCTGCTGTCGGTGTTCTATCATTCTTGTTCGGAAAGTTCATTTTCACCTTAACACCAGCCTTCTTAGCAGAATTTTTAAGGCCAACTTTCCCGGGACATCTCATGCAAAACTTACTAGAAGGTTTCTTTAAGCTTATTCTGTTGTTAGGGTATATCTACGTAATTTCATTAACGCCGCTTATTAAGCGTATCTTCCAATATCATGGTGCTGAACATAAAGTGATTAATACGTATGAAAATGGCATGCCGTTAACAGTTGAAAATGTACAGCGTCATTCACGTCTCCATTACCGGTGCGGTAGTAGCTTTATTCTCTTTACCGTCGTTATCGGTGTGTTCGTTTACTTACTTGTACCAACAGAGCCTCTTTGGGTAAGAGTCGTGAATCGTCTTGCGTTAATTCCTGTTGTTCTTGGTATTGCTTTTGAAGTTTTACAGCTTACAAATAAAGTGCGCGACATTCCTATTCTTCGCTACCTTGGTTATCCAGGCTTATCACTGCAATTGTTAACGACGAAAGAACCGAAGAATGACCAAGTTGAAGTCGCGATTGCATCTTTTAACAAGATGCTTGAACAAGAGCAGCTTGCAGAGGATGAAAAGAACACTCGTCATATTGGTTGACTGTGATAATAATAGGAGGTGACTGCGTTGTTCCGCCGTTCAATGAATCCGATTGTCATGTTTTTGATCAGTCTAGCTGTGTTTGGTTTACTTTATAAATTGTTTACTGAACCAATGTCTTTACTTACGCAGTTGCTCATAACTGCAGGTGTAGTAGCGATTTTCTTCTTTATTTTCCGTATGGTTATGAATCGCCGCTACTCAAATAGCGATTATGCAGCATACCGCAAGGCCGCCAAACAGTCTGCAAAGCTGCATCAATCTGCTAAACCAGCACGAGCACCAAGAGCAGCACGCCAAAACCGTCCAACTTCCTTAAAAAGCTTTCAAAAAAACAAATTTAAAGTAAAGCCAGGCAAATCAAAATTCCGCGCACCACGGAAAAAGAATGATCCACGCTTAACTGTCATTGAAGGTAAAAAAGGCAAAAAGAAGAATCGAGCTCTTTTTTAAGAGCTTCGATTCTTCTTTTTTTATTAACAACTCCACGTTTTGAAAAAAGCTTCTGCCCGCATTCTTCCAAGCTTCATCAACTTATGCTTTTTCTCTTCGTCCATATTAAACTCTGTTGTAACAACTGAACTAACTGGAATAAAGATGATATTTTTTTCTACAGCAGAGGAGATATAACGGGCATCATGCGCATCTTTCATTGTCGCAAACAATGCGTTATACATTTCAAGTCCATTGCATATTCGATGCTTTGGCATGCTTTCCATGTTTGCACTTAACTTTACGCCAAGCACAGGTCTTCGCTTTTCATTCATGAACAACCACACAGGAAAGTTACTTAAAACCCCTCCATCTACGATGATGTTCTTCTCACCATTCACCGAATAAAGCTTTACCGGCTGAAAAAAATACGGAATACTACAGCTCATTCGCACGGCCTTGGCCACAGAAAAACTACCTGCTCGCAAACCATACTTATGCAAGTCATCTGGGAGCACAACCATCTCCCCGCGTGTTAAATTGGACGCTATGATTCGAAGCTTCCCATCTGGTAAGTCCGCAAACGTTTGAATTCCTTTTTGACGAAGACGCTCCTCAACCCATTCTTCTAATTCATTTCCTTTATATAAACCAAGCTTCCAATAAAGTCTTAACCACTTTATAAATAAAAAAGGTGTTTTTGGAGCATCTAAAAACTGTTTTGTATCTAAGTCATCGAGCAACTCAGTAATTTCAGAGCTTGTATAGCCAGCAGCAATTAATGCGGCAACTAACGCCCCTGCACTCGTACCAGCAAGTCGTTCAAACTGAATACGACGTTCTTCTACTACTTCAAGCGCTCCTACAAGCGCAATTGCTTTCATCCCACCTCCAGAGAAAACCCCATCCACTCGCACAAGCATCACCCCTTTAGGATACAGCCTATATCTCATCCTAAGCACAATGACGCATAAATAGTACAAAGAAAAGTGGGTGGATACATAAAAAAACTAACATTCCATGTCTATCTCAGAATGTTAGTTTTCTTGAGTATTCTTCTTTTGTGTCTCTCGTAATGAATCAATGCGTGTTTTATCTTCCGTGAAATATTGAACAACATCACCAATACGATCAATCGAATCCCAGCTTAAATGGTGTTCAATTCCTTCCACTTCTTCATAGATCCGGTCTTCCTGTACACCGATTATTTGTAAGAAATCTTCAAGCAATTCATGGCGATAAACAAGTCGTTTACCGATCTTTTTTCCTTTTGCAGTTAAAACTAATCCGCGATATTTTTCATAGATAAGATATTCATCTTTATCTAATTTTTGCACCATCTTTGTCACGGAGGATGGGTGTACCGCCAAGTTTTCAGCTATGTCAGAAACTCTGGCATATCCTTTTTCTTCTATTAAAAGATAGATTTGTTCAATATAATCCTCCATACTTGGCGTCGGCATATCATTTCCTCCAATAACACTCGTTTTCATTATAATAAGATTTTACAATACTTACGGGGATGTGACAAGTTAAGTGAAGTATTGAATCTCTGCTTGAGGGAAGAATTGGTGAATATAACCGCGTAATGTCTCTTCTAGCTCCTTCGCTTCATCGGTCGGATATACATACTTTCCGATACCGTAGCGCCCCCATTTATACTTCCGTTCTTCTTCATTCATTTCAAGCTTTGATTTTGGGTAACGCTTTTGAATAACACGCTTTGCAGGCTTTGTAAAACGATGCTGAATTAATTCAAACGTCAAATCTTCGATGTTTAAATCTCCAATTGACCTCTCAAGTCGTTCAAATAATTCATAATAACCTTCTTTCCAATTATCATGCCGATAAATAGGTGCGACAATAAATCCAAGTGGATAATCGGCCTGAGCTACTTTTCGTGCTGCTTCAATCCGTTGTTCAAAAGGCGATGTACCCGGCTCAAAGTGTTTAATAACATAACGGGAATTAATACTAAAACGAAAACGTGTCTTACCGTTATGCTCAGCATCTAACAAGTGATCGACATGATGATATTTTGTTACAAAACGAAGCCTGCCGTTCTCGGTCTGCCCGATATATTCAATCGCCTTTTTCAAGGAATGTGTTAAATGATCAATACCGACAATATCACTTGTACACGCTGCTTCGAAGCGAGTAAGCTCTTCACCACGTTCATCAATATATTTCTGAGCTTGAGCAAAAATTTCTTCTAAATTGACATACGTTCTGATATAGGGTTTAGAGCCAAGTGTTGTTTGTAAGTAACAATAATGACAATGCCCCATACAGCCTGTCGCAAGTGGAATAGCATATTCAGCTGATGGCTTAGATGTATCAAACTTCAACGTCTTCCGAACACCAACGACAAGTGTTGATTTAGCATTACGGTATTTTTGCAATTCATTTTCCCCAGGCAAATTACGTACTTGGTTATGTGATGTCGTTTCTCTTATCTCAATTCCCATCTTTGTAAATTTATCTCTTAGTTCAATACCAAGCGGATATTCCAACGCGCCCGGCTCTATATATACAAGCTGTGGGACGAACGGGTTCATTTGTGCCACCTCTAATGCAAACAATTATTTGAATGTTTATAACGAACACTCTTAAGAAGATTATCTGCAATAGCATTTGCTTTTATGAATCCAGATATTTTACGAACATAAAAAAAGCGAACAGACTCATCTGCTCGCTTTTTTCTGCTTATTTTAAAGGCCACATTTTAATTGGGCATTACAATTTGTGCATGTATTGCAGCCGCCGATTTCTTCAACTGTTCCTTGTCGACAAACTGGACATGTATTACCAACTTCTGAACCGATTGTTACATTTGTTGAACGTAAATCATTAATTGTATCGACTAGTACAACATGTGACTTCTCTTTCGGCTCTGCTTCTTTTTTAACTTCTTCATCAAATGAATTTTCTTCTTTTGTCAACGTTAATACTTGTGCATCACGGCTGCCGTCTACATATACTGTTCCACCTTTTGCACCACCACGGTATAAACGCTCATAAACGCCTTCAACTTGTTCAACAGTATAGCCTTTCGGTGCGTTTACCGTTTTACTAATTGAAGAGTCAACCCATCGTTGGATGACACACTGTACATCGGCGTGCGCTTCTGGCG is from Bacillus tianshenii and encodes:
- a CDS encoding Xaa-Pro peptidase family protein, with translation MNQLTKLREQFAKLGIDGMLITSDKNRRYMTGFTGSAGVVLITEEKSAFVTDFRYMEQANDQVKGYDIVQHKGPIPEEIARLAKEMGIKKLGFEQDHMSFSQYRTYEEVVGTDIVPVSGAVEKLRLIKSEEELTIIKDAVKIADKAFEHILTFIRPGVTELEVSNELEFFMRKQGASSSSFDIIVASGYRSALPHGVASDKRIESGELVTLDFGAYYKGYASDITRTIAVGEVSDKLKEIYNTVLQAQLLGVEGTKAGITGIQADALTRDYIKEQGYGEYFGHSTGHGIGLDVHEGPSLSFKSDTVLEPGMVVTVEPGIYVPNVGGVRIEDDLVITENGNEILSQSPKELIIL
- the aroQ gene encoding type II 3-dehydroquinate dehydratase, with the translated sequence MRVLVLNGPNLNRLGKREPGIYGSETLADLEEQLRQSATNESIEVEFFQSNHEGELIDCIHDAERFDGIILNAGAFTHYSYAIRDAIASINVPVVEVHISNVHARESFRHHSVISPVVIGQIAGFGFYGYQMAMLALKQYKGKE
- a CDS encoding YqhR family membrane protein: MRNHETQNEQLEQNKREQPMSHIGRTATIGFFGGLLWSTIGFIAYYFHFTAFSPAFVLDLFMVGDWKEGALGHLIGILVIAILSIGVAYLYNFILKNIDNVWAGILFGVGLWVIVFFLLKPLFPNVKAVANWELNTIVVTLCLYILYGVFVGYSISFDAKEMAHADQQLKESYSNE
- a CDS encoding DUF1385 domain-containing protein, with product MSKDTPKAYGGQAVVEGVMFAGKHTSVTAIRRTDETIDYLVTDKKPNPVLNKFKRIPFLRGMIAIIEASANGSKHLNFSSERFELDPTEDHTLDKQQGSKLSMVLGVAAVGVLSFLFGKFIFTLTPAFLAEFLRPTFPGHLMQNLLEGFFKLILLLGYIYVISLTPLIKRIFQYHGAEHKVINTYENGMPLTVENVQRHSRLHYRCGSSFILFTVVIGVFVYLLVPTEPLWVRVVNRLALIPVVLGIAFEVLQLTNKVRDIPILRYLGYPGLSLQLLTTKEPKNDQVEVAIASFNKMLEQEQLAEDEKNTRHIG
- a CDS encoding SA1362 family protein, whose translation is MFRRSMNPIVMFLISLAVFGLLYKLFTEPMSLLTQLLITAGVVAIFFFIFRMVMNRRYSNSDYAAYRKAAKQSAKLHQSAKPARAPRAARQNRPTSLKSFQKNKFKVKPGKSKFRAPRKKNDPRLTVIEGKKGKKKNRALF
- a CDS encoding patatin-like phospholipase family protein, yielding MRVDGVFSGGGMKAIALVGALEVVEERRIQFERLAGTSAGALVAALIAAGYTSSEITELLDDLDTKQFLDAPKTPFLFIKWLRLYWKLGLYKGNELEEWVEERLRQKGIQTFADLPDGKLRIIASNLTRGEMVVLPDDLHKYGLRAGSFSVAKAVRMSCSIPYFFQPVKLYSVNGEKNIIVDGGVLSNFPVWLFMNEKRRPVLGVKLSANMESMPKHRICNGLEMYNALFATMKDAHDARYISSAVEKNIIFIPVSSVVTTEFNMDEEKKHKLMKLGRMRAEAFFKTWSC
- the mntR gene encoding transcriptional regulator MntR, with amino-acid sequence MPTPSMEDYIEQIYLLIEEKGYARVSDIAENLAVHPSSVTKMVQKLDKDEYLIYEKYRGLVLTAKGKKIGKRLVYRHELLEDFLQIIGVQEDRIYEEVEGIEHHLSWDSIDRIGDVVQYFTEDKTRIDSLRETQKKNTQEN
- the splB gene encoding spore photoproduct lyase; translation: MNPFVPQLVYIEPGALEYPLGIELRDKFTKMGIEIRETTSHNQVRNLPGENELQKYRNAKSTLVVGVRKTLKFDTSKPSAEYAIPLATGCMGHCHYCYLQTTLGSKPYIRTYVNLEEIFAQAQKYIDERGEELTRFEAACTSDIVGIDHLTHSLKKAIEYIGQTENGRLRFVTKYHHVDHLLDAEHNGKTRFRFSINSRYVIKHFEPGTSPFEQRIEAARKVAQADYPLGFIVAPIYRHDNWKEGYYELFERLERSIGDLNIEDLTFELIQHRFTKPAKRVIQKRYPKSKLEMNEEERKYKWGRYGIGKYVYPTDEAKELEETLRGYIHQFFPQAEIQYFT